Proteins encoded by one window of Xylella fastidiosa:
- a CDS encoding disulfide bond formation protein B, with protein MNALQWSFRAQCLTGFLFCTGLLAYAIFLQLHQGLEPCPLCIFQRIAFAVLGILFLIAGLYNSSNVYTRKAYGLLIFLTAIIGTGIAGRHVWVQLMPHNTISSCGSPLSFLSETMGPFEVFRTVLTGTSNCGNIDWRFLGLSMPMWSMFWFVALALLGLLVGFKAERRKPLFS; from the coding sequence ATGAATGCTTTGCAGTGGAGTTTCAGAGCTCAATGCTTAACAGGCTTTTTATTTTGTACCGGATTGCTGGCATACGCGATTTTTCTGCAACTGCATCAAGGTCTGGAACCATGCCCACTATGCATCTTCCAGCGCATCGCCTTTGCCGTGCTGGGTATCCTGTTTCTAATCGCAGGACTGTACAACTCCAGCAACGTATATACGCGCAAAGCATACGGCCTATTGATATTTCTAACAGCAATAATCGGTACAGGCATCGCTGGTCGACATGTTTGGGTACAACTCATGCCACACAATACAATCTCCTCCTGCGGTTCGCCGTTGAGCTTTCTCAGTGAAACGATGGGGCCGTTTGAAGTGTTCCGCACAGTGCTCACAGGTACCAGCAACTGCGGCAATATTGATTGGCGATTTCTGGGACTATCCATGCCAATGTGGAGCATGTTTTGGTTCGTTGCACTGGCCCTGCTCGGGCTATTAGTCGGCTTCAAAGCTGAGCGAAGGAAACCTCTATTCAGCTGA
- a CDS encoding OmpA family protein — protein sequence MKKKILTAALLGGIAIIQVASAQEFDDRWYLAGSTGFNFQDKRRLTNDAPFFALGIGKFINPVWSIDGTLNYQNPQFKRNKDLNWSQYGFSVDFRRHFIQDNRGWNPYLLLGAGYQRSEEEFDNTPNVNSPGERKKGGFAAKVGAGLQTTFRSRVAVRAEVAYRGDHDKDSVRQPVAGVAAPSSKKWFGDTLASIGVVIPFGPAASSPTPPPAPPAPTPPPPPPAPSCAELDSDGDGVNDCDDKCPNSQPGQTIGPDGCPVPVSIDLKGVNFDFDKSKLRPDAVAVLKEATEILRRYPDLHVEVAGHTDSTGPAAYNKKLSERRAKVVYDYLRNNGIDASRLIGPVGYGETHPIDTNKTPAGRAKNRRTELNVQN from the coding sequence ATGAAAAAGAAAATCCTTACTGCTGCGCTGCTGGGTGGTATAGCTATCATCCAAGTTGCTTCTGCACAGGAATTCGATGACCGGTGGTATCTCGCTGGTTCCACCGGGTTTAACTTCCAAGATAAGCGTCGTCTTACTAACGATGCTCCTTTTTTCGCTCTTGGAATTGGTAAGTTCATCAATCCAGTTTGGTCGATCGACGGCACACTGAACTATCAGAACCCGCAGTTCAAAAGAAACAAAGATCTAAACTGGAGCCAATATGGCTTCTCTGTCGATTTTCGTCGCCATTTCATCCAGGATAACCGCGGCTGGAATCCTTACTTATTGTTAGGAGCGGGGTACCAACGTTCAGAGGAGGAATTTGATAACACCCCAAACGTAAACTCCCCTGGCGAACGTAAGAAAGGCGGCTTTGCTGCTAAGGTAGGCGCTGGCTTGCAGACAACATTCAGAAGCCGTGTCGCCGTCCGTGCTGAAGTAGCTTATCGTGGTGACCATGATAAGGATAGCGTGCGTCAGCCGGTGGCTGGTGTTGCGGCACCTTCCAGCAAGAAATGGTTTGGTGATACCTTGGCTTCGATTGGTGTCGTGATCCCATTTGGTCCAGCCGCTTCCTCACCAACGCCACCACCTGCTCCGCCTGCTCCAACACCGCCGCCGCCACCGCCTGCTCCAAGCTGTGCTGAATTGGATAGCGATGGAGATGGAGTCAACGACTGTGACGACAAGTGCCCGAACTCACAACCAGGCCAGACGATCGGACCAGATGGATGTCCGGTGCCAGTGTCGATTGACTTAAAAGGCGTAAACTTCGATTTTGACAAGTCTAAGCTTCGTCCTGACGCCGTTGCGGTTCTTAAGGAGGCTACCGAAATCTTGAGACGCTACCCTGACTTGCACGTAGAGGTGGCTGGCCATACCGATTCGACAGGTCCGGCTGCTTATAACAAAAAGCTATCGGAACGTCGCGCTAAAGTCGTGTATGACTACCTGCGTAACAATGGTATCGACGCATCTCGCCTGATTGGGCCAGTCGGATATGGGGAGACCCATCCAATTGATACAAACAAAACCCCAGCAGGTCGTGCGAAGAACCGCCGTACTGAGTTGAACGTTCAGAATTGA
- a CDS encoding FAD-binding oxidoreductase, with translation MTTQLPDVLITTLSTLLGPEGWRLDAISRRQYSEDDSQCFACADAVALPRDLNEVVAIVRACHQHRVPVIPRGTGTGTVGGAVPLHGGIVLSLARMNRIVALLPNDRCAVVQPGVINNDLQQALAPHGLFWPPDPSSTAMCSIGGNLATNAGGPRTVKYGATRDNVLGVVAVTGVGDVIRCGGAYTKNATGYDLAHLLIGSEGTLAIIVEATLKLAPQPQAIAGLRAFYQDTAAAAAAVSRLMSQPAIPATLEFMDHKAIELLYRNGSNIPMAGAMLLIEGDGNHDTLPYVLQALAQAASGEGLIDLDMAMDGAARDQLWAARKSLSPMLRTIKPGKLNEDVVVPVSRIPDLVAGIEVLATESGLPIVTFGHAGNGNLHVNIMYDDQDAEDIMRAQATLPKLFKLVLTLGGTLSGEHGIGVAKRDFMTQAFDTPTLAAMSAIKAAFDPDGILNPGKVLPRV, from the coding sequence ATGACCACTCAATTGCCCGATGTACTGATCACTACTCTGTCCACTCTCCTGGGCCCGGAAGGCTGGCGCCTTGATGCCATCAGTCGCCGCCAGTACAGCGAAGACGACTCGCAGTGCTTTGCCTGTGCCGATGCAGTGGCGCTGCCACGTGACCTCAACGAGGTAGTGGCAATCGTACGTGCCTGCCATCAACATCGCGTGCCAGTGATCCCACGAGGTACCGGGACTGGCACCGTGGGTGGTGCAGTGCCGCTCCATGGCGGCATCGTTCTGTCATTGGCACGTATGAACCGTATCGTCGCACTGCTGCCAAATGATCGCTGCGCAGTGGTACAGCCTGGGGTGATCAACAATGACTTACAACAAGCACTGGCACCACATGGGCTTTTTTGGCCACCAGATCCGTCCAGTACAGCGATGTGCAGTATCGGCGGCAATCTTGCAACGAATGCCGGTGGCCCGCGTACGGTGAAGTACGGTGCCACACGAGATAACGTGCTTGGCGTCGTCGCAGTGACCGGTGTCGGCGATGTAATCCGCTGTGGCGGTGCTTATACGAAGAACGCCACCGGTTACGATCTGGCACATCTGTTGATTGGCAGTGAAGGCACATTAGCAATCATCGTCGAGGCCACGTTAAAGCTGGCACCACAACCACAAGCTATCGCTGGACTGCGTGCGTTCTATCAAGATACGGCCGCTGCGGCTGCCGCAGTGTCACGACTGATGTCACAACCGGCAATACCAGCAACGCTGGAGTTCATGGACCACAAAGCAATCGAGCTGCTGTATCGCAATGGCAGCAATATTCCTATGGCCGGCGCGATGCTGCTGATTGAAGGAGACGGCAATCACGACACGCTTCCCTATGTATTACAAGCACTGGCGCAGGCCGCTTCGGGTGAGGGGCTGATAGACCTTGACATGGCCATGGATGGAGCCGCACGCGATCAACTATGGGCAGCACGCAAGTCACTATCGCCAATGCTTCGCACGATTAAACCTGGAAAACTAAACGAAGACGTTGTTGTTCCCGTCTCGCGTATTCCTGATTTGGTTGCTGGCATAGAAGTATTGGCTACCGAGAGCGGATTACCCATTGTCACCTTTGGGCACGCCGGTAACGGAAATCTACATGTGAATATCATGTATGACGATCAGGATGCGGAAGACATTATGCGGGCGCAGGCAACGCTACCAAAGCTATTTAAGTTAGTTTTGACTCTTGGAGGCACCCTGTCAGGTGAGCACGGGATTGGCGTAGCCAAACGTGACTTCATGACACAAGCATTCGACACACCAACGCTAGCAGCAATGAGTGCGATCAAGGCCGCATTCGATCCAGACGGTATTCTCAATCCAGGTAAAGTGCTACCCAGAGTCTAA
- a CDS encoding RelA/SpoT family protein, with the protein MTHVSLIQTDHAALPLADTKLPDYFLQLERMAAHLTHEQLMALRRAWVMGMAAHAGQTRKSGEPYITHPVAVACVLADLGMDVETLIAAILHDTIEDTSVTREILAAEFGETVADLVDGVTKLDKLKFRNRQEAAAESFRKMLLAMSRDLRVIMIKLADRLHNMRTLGAQSIEARSRIARETLEIYAPIAQRLGMALMKSELQNLGFRALHPWRHAIIEKHILNQPVVRREAMERVELQLSGRLIQEGVQHRVVSRIKTPWSIYNKMHDDNKSFDQVMDVFGFRLVVKSVADCYHALGIVHGTLKPLDGRFRDFIAIPKTNGYQSLHTVLFGPYGSPIEVQIRTEEMDMIAERGIAAHWAYKCGSDSPNSAQSRVHAWIAELLESQRTAISSMEFLDNFKVDLFPDEIYLFTPKGKIFALPKNSTALDFAYAVHTDIGNHAVTSRVDKQLMPLRTKLSSGQTVEIITARSALPKPQWLEFVVSSKARTAIRHQLKQLQHEDAVQLGHRMLDRALEAMDSSLERLPKGRLDAFLAEHHFQRLEALLADIALGNWMPNQTAQALLTYTELLGNTPIEHSREKILINGSERGVISFANCCQPIPGDDVMGYHTTGKGIVVHRLDCPNLNELRKSPERWVPIDWDLNVSGDYDASLLVEAENRTGVLAQLAAAIAQSHSNIEHVDYLERDFNAALLRFSIQVRDRRHLAEVMRRLRRLPAVQSVYRQ; encoded by the coding sequence ATGACCCATGTTTCCTTGATCCAGACAGATCACGCCGCACTCCCGTTGGCTGATACGAAGTTACCTGATTACTTCTTGCAGCTGGAGCGCATGGCTGCTCATTTAACACATGAGCAATTGATGGCGCTGCGTCGCGCCTGGGTGATGGGTATGGCTGCGCATGCTGGGCAGACACGTAAATCTGGTGAGCCGTATATCACCCATCCTGTGGCTGTGGCTTGTGTATTGGCCGACTTAGGTATGGATGTAGAGACATTAATTGCGGCGATCCTTCACGACACCATTGAGGACACCTCAGTGACCCGTGAAATACTCGCTGCCGAGTTTGGCGAGACCGTTGCGGATTTGGTGGATGGTGTCACTAAGTTAGACAAACTGAAGTTCCGGAATCGTCAGGAAGCAGCCGCTGAGAGCTTCCGTAAAATGCTGTTAGCGATGTCGCGTGATTTGCGTGTGATCATGATCAAATTGGCTGATCGCTTGCACAATATGCGCACCCTTGGCGCGCAGAGTATTGAGGCGCGTAGCCGCATTGCACGTGAGACGCTGGAGATTTACGCGCCGATTGCTCAGCGTCTTGGCATGGCACTGATGAAATCCGAGCTTCAAAACCTTGGATTTCGTGCATTGCATCCGTGGCGCCACGCCATCATTGAGAAACATATTCTCAACCAACCCGTGGTGCGCCGTGAGGCGATGGAACGCGTTGAATTGCAGTTGTCCGGGCGCTTGATACAAGAGGGAGTGCAGCACCGTGTAGTGAGTCGGATCAAGACTCCGTGGAGCATCTACAACAAGATGCACGACGATAACAAATCTTTCGACCAAGTGATGGATGTCTTCGGATTTCGATTGGTTGTTAAGAGCGTTGCTGATTGTTACCACGCATTGGGTATCGTGCATGGCACTTTAAAACCTTTAGATGGACGGTTCCGGGATTTCATCGCGATTCCCAAAACAAATGGCTACCAGTCGCTGCATACTGTTCTATTTGGCCCATACGGCTCCCCGATCGAAGTGCAGATTCGTACCGAAGAGATGGATATGATTGCTGAACGCGGCATTGCCGCACACTGGGCCTACAAGTGTGGCAGCGATTCGCCGAATAGCGCGCAGAGCCGCGTTCATGCCTGGATTGCCGAATTGCTCGAATCACAGCGCACCGCGATTTCCTCAATGGAATTCTTGGATAACTTCAAGGTTGATCTATTTCCAGATGAGATCTATTTATTCACGCCCAAGGGCAAGATCTTTGCTTTGCCAAAAAATTCCACTGCTCTTGATTTCGCTTATGCGGTACATACCGATATTGGCAATCATGCCGTGACCTCTCGGGTGGATAAACAGCTGATGCCACTGCGTACCAAACTCTCTAGTGGACAAACTGTGGAAATCATCACGGCACGCTCTGCCTTACCCAAACCGCAATGGTTGGAATTCGTAGTCAGCAGCAAGGCACGTACTGCAATCCGCCATCAACTCAAACAGCTTCAACACGAGGATGCCGTACAACTGGGTCACCGAATGCTTGATCGTGCGTTGGAAGCCATGGACAGCTCGTTGGAACGTCTGCCAAAGGGCCGACTGGATGCCTTCCTGGCTGAACATCACTTTCAGCGCTTAGAGGCCTTGCTTGCTGACATCGCCTTGGGTAACTGGATGCCTAATCAGACTGCACAAGCATTGCTGACTTACACGGAATTGCTTGGCAACACGCCGATTGAGCACTCACGCGAGAAAATTTTGATCAATGGTAGCGAGCGTGGCGTCATCAGCTTTGCAAACTGTTGTCAACCAATTCCTGGTGATGATGTGATGGGCTACCACACCACTGGAAAGGGGATTGTTGTCCATCGCCTGGATTGTCCAAACCTGAATGAATTGCGTAAATCACCTGAGCGTTGGGTGCCGATCGATTGGGATTTAAACGTTTCTGGTGATTACGATGCCTCGTTACTCGTCGAAGCTGAGAATCGCACTGGCGTACTGGCCCAATTAGCTGCGGCGATCGCGCAGAGCCATTCCAATATTGAACATGTTGACTACCTGGAGCGCGACTTTAATGCAGCCCTACTGCGCTTCAGTATCCAGGTGCGTGACCGCCGTCACCTAGCCGAAGTGATGCGCCGGTTACGCCGCTTGCCTGCAGTACAGAGCGTATATCGTCAATAG
- a CDS encoding RidA family protein, translating to MSFQIIHTEKAPAAIGPYSQAVRVGNTVYFSGQIPLDPATGTIVAGDLAVQARRAFDNLRAVAETANGSLSKIVRLGLYLTDLEQFSVVNAVMQEYFQAPFPARSTIQVSGLPKGADFEVDAVMVID from the coding sequence ATGTCCTTCCAGATCATCCATACCGAAAAAGCGCCGGCTGCGATCGGCCCGTATTCTCAGGCCGTGCGTGTTGGCAACACCGTGTATTTTTCAGGCCAGATTCCATTGGATCCAGCCACCGGTACCATTGTCGCTGGCGACCTCGCGGTCCAAGCCCGTCGTGCATTCGATAACCTCAGAGCAGTTGCTGAGACTGCTAACGGCTCCCTCTCCAAAATCGTCCGTTTAGGGCTTTACCTGACTGACTTGGAGCAATTTTCTGTGGTCAATGCGGTGATGCAGGAATACTTTCAGGCCCCCTTCCCAGCACGCTCCACCATTCAGGTCTCCGGTTTACCCAAGGGCGCGGATTTCGAGGTGGATGCAGTGATGGTGATTGACTGA